From one Pseudactinotalea sp. HY158 genomic stretch:
- a CDS encoding Lsr2 family protein, protein MATVESITLIDDIDGSAAERTVHFALDGMEYAIDLSRANRNALVRDLARFITVARRVDGAGPQLRVAETDADPRAVREWARSHGIAVPEGRRLPRSVIDQFVAAGN, encoded by the coding sequence TTGGCGACCGTAGAATCCATCACCCTGATCGACGATATCGACGGCAGTGCCGCCGAGCGTACGGTCCACTTCGCCCTCGACGGCATGGAATACGCCATCGATCTCTCGCGCGCGAATCGCAATGCGCTCGTGCGGGACCTGGCACGGTTCATCACGGTCGCCAGGCGCGTGGACGGAGCGGGCCCGCAGCTGCGGGTGGCCGAGACCGACGCCGACCCGCGCGCCGTGCGTGAATGGGCCCGCTCACACGGCATCGCCGTCCCGGAGGGTAGGCGGCTGCCGCGCAGCGTGATCGACCAGTTCGTGGCCGCGGGCAACTGA